In Streptomyces sp. NBC_01717, one DNA window encodes the following:
- a CDS encoding DUF5134 domain-containing protein produces MHGPAMSSWLLMALCGVTGAYCLLRMRNGTQEERRTARAEALMGFGMAAMAVPAAVVTPPVWGWAVYVVLFGGAALRALWFARHKGHHLHHLVGSLAMVYMAVAMAAPGGHTGHGGHQVAQVAGGLPLLTGMLLVYYAAYVLRSGARLIPVAATVGAGGGPTGGAWGARPELALACRLTMGIAMFAMLLTL; encoded by the coding sequence GTGCACGGACCGGCGATGTCCAGTTGGCTGCTGATGGCGTTGTGCGGGGTGACGGGCGCGTACTGCCTGCTGCGGATGCGCAACGGGACGCAGGAGGAGCGCAGAACGGCGCGCGCGGAGGCCCTGATGGGCTTCGGCATGGCGGCCATGGCAGTGCCCGCCGCGGTGGTCACGCCGCCCGTGTGGGGATGGGCGGTGTACGTGGTGCTGTTCGGCGGGGCCGCGTTGCGCGCCCTGTGGTTCGCCCGGCACAAGGGGCACCATCTGCACCATCTGGTCGGCTCGCTGGCGATGGTCTACATGGCGGTGGCGATGGCGGCGCCCGGGGGGCACACCGGGCACGGCGGGCATCAGGTGGCACAGGTCGCCGGGGGATTGCCGCTGCTGACCGGGATGCTGCTCGTCTACTACGCCGCCTATGTGCTGCGGTCCGGGGCGCGGCTGATACCGGTCGCCGCCACGGTGGGCGCGGGCGGCGGGCCGACCGGGGGCGCATGGGGCGCACGGCCCGAGCTTGCGCTGGCCTGCAGGCTGACGATGGGGATCGCCATGTTCGCGATGTTGCTCACGTTGTGA
- a CDS encoding VOC family protein, whose protein sequence is MVHVLSSRVLLSPTDPERSRVFYGESLGLPVYREFGTGPERGTVYFLGGGFLEVSGRSAAPPSPALRLWVQVADVQAAYEELSARGVDVERPPVREPWGLVEMWISDPDGVRIAVVEVPADHPLRSRP, encoded by the coding sequence ATGGTGCATGTGCTGAGCAGCAGGGTCCTGTTGAGCCCGACGGATCCCGAGCGGTCACGGGTGTTCTACGGAGAGTCCCTCGGGCTCCCGGTGTACCGGGAGTTCGGCACCGGTCCCGAGCGGGGCACGGTCTACTTTCTCGGCGGTGGCTTCCTCGAGGTCTCCGGGCGCTCCGCAGCGCCGCCCTCGCCCGCGCTGCGGCTGTGGGTCCAGGTCGCGGACGTCCAGGCGGCGTACGAGGAGCTGTCGGCCCGCGGCGTCGACGTGGAGCGGCCACCGGTGCGCGAGCCGTGGGGGCTCGTGGAGATGTGGATCTCCGATCCTGACGGGGTCCGGATCGCGGTCGTCGAGGTGCCGGCGGACCACCCGTTGCGCTCCCGGCCCTGA
- a CDS encoding GNAT family N-acetyltransferase, producing MDTAPPRDSGQLTFRDATDADVPALVTLIESAYRGDSSRAGWTTEADILDGQRTDPDGVRQVLEAAGSRLLVVERDGEPIACCQLEHRGEAAYFGMFAVRPELQGGGLGKVIIAEAERTVRESWGATEMHMTVISVREELIAWYERRGYRRTGKLTPFPYGDERFGIPQRDDLAFELLIKDLKAV from the coding sequence ATGGACACCGCCCCGCCCCGTGACTCGGGACAGCTGACCTTCCGAGACGCGACCGACGCCGATGTGCCCGCGCTCGTGACGCTGATCGAGTCGGCGTACCGGGGGGACTCCAGCCGGGCCGGGTGGACCACCGAGGCGGACATCCTGGACGGGCAGCGGACCGACCCGGACGGGGTCCGTCAGGTCCTCGAGGCTGCCGGCAGCCGGCTGCTCGTGGTGGAACGGGACGGCGAGCCGATCGCCTGCTGCCAGCTGGAACACCGCGGCGAGGCCGCCTACTTCGGGATGTTCGCGGTCCGCCCCGAGTTGCAGGGCGGCGGACTCGGCAAGGTCATCATCGCCGAGGCGGAGCGCACCGTTCGGGAGAGCTGGGGCGCGACGGAGATGCACATGACCGTGATCTCGGTGCGCGAGGAGCTGATCGCCTGGTACGAACGCCGCGGCTATCGCCGTACGGGAAAGCTGACCCCGTTCCCGTACGGCGACGAACGCTTCGGCATTCCGCAGCGTGACGATCTCGCCTTCGAACTGCTGATCAAGGATCTGAAGGCCGTCTAG
- a CDS encoding glycerophosphodiester phosphodiesterase, whose protein sequence is MTFLTIGHRGVMGVEPENTLRSFVHAERAGMDAIELDLHLSKDGALAVMHDADVDRTTDGAGLIAEKTLAELRELDAGQGERVPVFEEVLDAVRSPVQAEIKDVAAARALAEVMRRRDLVDRVEVLSFHDEAVAEIAQLVPGVRTALVASRWKSDVVDRAKAVGAATLVLNIRRLTLEVVEQAHAEGLKVIGWVVNTQDHLRLARGLGLDGATTDFPEIRRAGRFTA, encoded by the coding sequence TTGACTTTTCTCACCATCGGTCATCGCGGGGTGATGGGTGTCGAGCCGGAGAACACTCTGCGGTCGTTCGTCCACGCCGAACGGGCCGGAATGGACGCCATCGAGCTGGACCTTCATCTCAGCAAGGATGGCGCGCTCGCCGTCATGCACGACGCCGACGTGGACCGTACGACCGACGGCGCGGGCCTGATCGCCGAGAAAACCCTCGCCGAGCTGCGTGAACTCGATGCCGGGCAAGGCGAGCGGGTGCCCGTCTTCGAGGAGGTGCTCGACGCCGTGCGCTCCCCCGTGCAGGCGGAGATCAAGGACGTGGCGGCCGCCCGGGCGCTGGCCGAAGTGATGCGGCGACGCGATCTCGTCGACCGGGTCGAGGTGTTGTCGTTCCACGACGAGGCGGTCGCCGAGATCGCCCAGCTCGTGCCAGGGGTGCGGACCGCGCTCGTCGCCAGCCGCTGGAAGAGCGATGTGGTGGACCGGGCCAAAGCGGTGGGCGCGGCGACGCTCGTGCTGAACATCCGCCGCCTCACCCTGGAGGTCGTCGAGCAGGCGCACGCCGAGGGCCTGAAGGTCATCGGCTGGGTGGTGAACACCCAGGATCATCTGCGCCTGGCTCGCGGCCTGGGGCTGGACGGCGCGACCACCGACTTCCCGGAGATCCGCCGCGCCGGCCGCTTCACCGCGTAG
- a CDS encoding DUF6421 family protein, with protein sequence MTEILVLDAAAGAITAAQRVVEQPAWPALKNAVEEIRPWQSKDGSIDFDADGAPSPATVRATLDRAIAAIEELAPLLPHDAAYHRALVMDLRRWADGGFGVPDFLDSLLAFQPARNRADGLQHLVVFAMYTQNGNPDRNLEAVVLRMVWPEWLAELEATRYDNPLFCGITFEDFTSGYDTNSAVLFPETIAVREAPERFSWGGIFCDREAARFRRVTEASVELLGVELPEDIRDMVGDQQRCEQAFVLWDMVHDRTHSHGDLPFDPFMIKQRQPFWMYGLEELRCDLTAFKEAVKLQADGFPQGRDVQYAVLFDRMFRFPVTGERVRNYDGLGGQLLFAYLHKHDVIRWTDNTLKIDWDRAPQVTNQLCGEIEKLYRDGIDRPKLVHWFAAYDLVSTYLAPHPGSRWAKGPDALDLTQPPRKLVDDVLPDEFPLSMFYEALSKKLKHVIASTKGITAAHAEQAAA encoded by the coding sequence ATGACGGAAATTCTTGTGCTCGATGCCGCCGCCGGCGCGATAACTGCTGCCCAGCGGGTGGTCGAGCAGCCGGCCTGGCCTGCGCTCAAGAATGCCGTGGAGGAGATCCGCCCCTGGCAGTCGAAGGACGGATCGATCGACTTCGACGCCGACGGCGCGCCCTCCCCGGCCACCGTCCGGGCGACGCTGGACCGGGCGATCGCCGCGATCGAGGAGCTGGCCCCGCTGCTCCCGCACGACGCCGCGTACCACCGCGCCCTTGTCATGGACCTGCGTCGCTGGGCGGACGGCGGCTTCGGCGTGCCGGACTTCCTGGACTCGCTGCTCGCCTTCCAGCCTGCCAGGAACCGCGCCGACGGCCTGCAGCACCTGGTCGTCTTCGCGATGTACACGCAGAACGGCAACCCGGACCGCAACCTCGAAGCGGTCGTGCTGCGGATGGTCTGGCCCGAGTGGCTCGCCGAGCTCGAAGCCACCCGTTATGACAACCCGCTGTTCTGCGGCATCACCTTCGAGGACTTCACCTCCGGTTACGACACCAACTCCGCGGTGCTCTTCCCGGAGACGATCGCCGTGCGCGAGGCGCCCGAGCGCTTCAGCTGGGGCGGCATCTTCTGTGACCGCGAGGCCGCTCGCTTCCGCCGTGTCACCGAGGCCTCCGTCGAACTGCTCGGGGTCGAGCTGCCCGAGGACATCCGCGACATGGTCGGCGACCAGCAGCGCTGCGAGCAGGCTTTCGTGCTCTGGGACATGGTCCACGACCGCACCCACAGCCACGGCGACCTGCCGTTCGACCCGTTCATGATCAAGCAGCGCCAGCCGTTCTGGATGTACGGCCTGGAGGAGCTGCGCTGTGACCTCACCGCCTTCAAGGAGGCCGTGAAGCTGCAGGCCGACGGCTTCCCGCAGGGCCGCGACGTGCAGTACGCCGTGCTCTTCGACCGGATGTTCCGCTTCCCGGTCACCGGCGAGCGCGTCCGCAACTACGACGGTCTCGGCGGCCAGCTGCTCTTCGCGTACCTGCACAAGCACGACGTGATCCGCTGGACCGACAACACCCTGAAGATCGACTGGGACCGCGCCCCGCAGGTCACCAACCAGCTCTGCGGCGAGATCGAGAAGCTCTACCGCGACGGCATCGACCGCCCGAAGCTGGTCCACTGGTTCGCCGCGTACGACCTGGTCTCGACCTACCTCGCCCCGCACCCCGGCTCCCGATGGGCGAAGGGCCCGGACGCGCTGGACCTGACGCAGCCGCCGCGCAAGCTCGTGGACGACGTGCTTCCGGACGAGTTTCCCCTGAGCATGTTCTATGAGGCGCTCTCCAAGAAGCTGAAGCATGTGATCGCCTCCACCAAGGGGATCACCGCCGCGCACGCCGAGCAGGCAGCCGCGTGA
- a CDS encoding SDR family NAD(P)-dependent oxidoreductase, with protein sequence MNANGTGNGNGALEGAVIAVAGAAGPAGRATLLRLADAGAIVVASDADPTRLAEAVDAARYAHGGATVTGDTVDLLDLAATREWAARTEKEFGRIDGLVHLVGGWRGSATFAETDLADWDLLEKLLIRTVQHTSLAFHDGLLRSDRGRFLLISAAGASQPTAGNAAYAASKAAAEAWTLALADAFRKAGGDEGPKTAAAILIVKALVHDAMRAERPNAKFAGFTDVKELADAIAGVWERPAPEVNGKRLWLTPQP encoded by the coding sequence ATGAACGCAAACGGCACGGGCAACGGCAACGGCGCGCTCGAAGGCGCTGTCATCGCGGTCGCAGGAGCCGCAGGACCGGCGGGCCGGGCGACGCTGCTCAGGCTCGCGGACGCCGGCGCGATCGTGGTCGCCTCGGACGCGGACCCCACCCGGCTGGCCGAGGCCGTGGACGCCGCGCGGTACGCCCACGGCGGCGCCACCGTCACCGGCGACACCGTCGATCTCCTCGACCTCGCCGCCACCCGCGAATGGGCGGCCAGGACCGAGAAGGAATTCGGCCGGATCGACGGCCTGGTCCATCTCGTCGGCGGCTGGCGCGGCAGTGCCACCTTCGCCGAGACCGACCTCGCCGACTGGGATCTGTTGGAGAAGCTGCTGATCCGTACCGTGCAGCACACCTCGCTGGCCTTCCACGACGGGCTGCTGCGCAGCGACCGCGGCCGCTTCCTGCTGATCAGCGCGGCCGGGGCGAGCCAGCCCACCGCGGGCAACGCCGCCTACGCCGCGTCGAAGGCCGCCGCCGAGGCCTGGACCCTCGCGCTCGCCGATGCCTTCCGTAAGGCGGGGGGCGACGAAGGGCCGAAGACGGCGGCTGCGATCCTGATCGTCAAGGCACTGGTGCACGACGCGATGCGCGCCGAGCGCCCGAATGCGAAGTTCGCGGGCTTCACCGACGTCAAGGAGCTGGCCGATGCCATCGCCGGCGTATGGGAACGGCCCGCCCCGGAAGTGAACGGAAAGCGTCTGTGGCTGACCCCGCAACCATGA
- a CDS encoding threonine aldolase family protein has product MRTDARRHHDPQVRGFASDNYAGAHPEVLAAIALANGGHQVAYGEDDYTEHLQRVMHSHFGSTAEAFPVFNGTGANVVSLQAMTDRWGAVICAESAHINVDEGGAPERVGGLKLLTVPTPDGKLTPELIDRQAYGWDDEHRAMPQVVSITQNTELGTVYTPDEIRAICEHSHERGMKVHLDGARIANAAASLDVPMRTFTNAVGVDVLSFGGTKNGALFGEAVVVLNPDAVRAMKHLRKLSMQLASKMRFVSVQLEALLARDLWLRNARHANAMAQRLAEGVRAVDGVEILHPVQANAVFARLPHEVSERLQKRFRFYFWDEAAGDVRWMCAFDTTADDVDAFVLALKEEMAK; this is encoded by the coding sequence ATGAGGACCGACGCGCGACGTCACCACGATCCGCAGGTGCGCGGTTTCGCCAGTGACAACTACGCGGGTGCCCACCCGGAAGTTCTCGCGGCCATCGCCCTGGCCAACGGCGGTCACCAGGTCGCCTACGGCGAGGACGACTACACCGAACATCTCCAGCGGGTCATGCACAGCCACTTCGGCTCTACTGCGGAGGCGTTCCCGGTCTTCAACGGAACGGGCGCGAATGTCGTCTCCCTCCAGGCGATGACCGACCGCTGGGGTGCGGTGATCTGCGCCGAGTCCGCGCACATCAACGTGGACGAGGGCGGTGCCCCGGAGCGTGTCGGCGGCCTGAAGCTGCTGACCGTCCCGACGCCGGACGGCAAGCTCACCCCTGAGCTCATCGACCGGCAGGCGTACGGCTGGGACGACGAGCACCGGGCCATGCCCCAGGTCGTGTCCATCACGCAGAACACCGAACTCGGCACGGTCTACACGCCCGACGAGATCCGGGCCATCTGCGAGCACTCCCACGAGCGGGGCATGAAGGTCCATCTCGACGGGGCGCGGATAGCCAACGCCGCGGCGTCGCTGGACGTACCCATGCGCACGTTCACCAACGCGGTCGGGGTCGATGTCCTCTCCTTCGGCGGCACCAAGAACGGGGCGCTGTTCGGCGAGGCCGTCGTCGTCCTCAACCCGGACGCCGTACGGGCCATGAAGCACCTGCGCAAACTGTCCATGCAGCTCGCCTCGAAGATGCGCTTCGTGTCGGTGCAGCTGGAGGCGCTGCTCGCCCGGGACCTGTGGCTCCGCAACGCCCGGCACGCCAATGCCATGGCCCAGCGGCTCGCCGAGGGCGTCCGTGCGGTCGACGGCGTGGAGATCCTCCACCCGGTGCAGGCCAACGCCGTCTTCGCACGGCTGCCCCACGAGGTGAGCGAGCGGCTCCAGAAGCGCTTCCGCTTCTACTTCTGGGACGAAGCCGCCGGTGACGTGCGCTGGATGTGCGCCTTCGACACCACGGCGGACGACGTCGACGCATTCGTTCTCGCGCTGAAGGAAGAGATGGCCAAGTAG